In Leptolyngbya sp. SIO1E4, one DNA window encodes the following:
- a CDS encoding ABC transporter ATP-binding protein, protein MARSNSNSRSDSPLKGNGHLKKLGQYLRPHWPKSALGIVALLLVNLVGVRIPLLIRDGIDELQVAFSFDRIAYYALVVLVLASIMWVIRMGSRILLFGVGRQVEFDLKQRIFTHLLTMEPSYFATNTVGELISRATSDVDNIRRLLGFAVLSLANTLFAYAFTIPVMLSLSVRLTVVALAVYPVMLILVRLFSDRLRNQQLRVQESTSRLSDLIQEDMSGIALIKIYAQEANERQAFAALNDDLLDANLTLARTRNTLFPLLGGLASMSLLAILATGAGAIADGFLTVGDFVAMVLYVERLVFPTALLGFTITAYQRGEVSIDRVEAILTSQPIIKDMPAVHPLPKEKVQGRLDARNLTYAYPDSKTAALEGVNFTIKPGETVAIVGPIGSGKSTLANALPRLLDIAPGQLFLDGHDITQLALADLRQAIAYVPQESFLFSTTIQNNIRYGDPLAELIDVQYAAKQAQIAAEIQNFPKQYSTIVGERGITLSGGQRQRSALARALMIDAPVIVLDDALSSVDNQTATHILQNLKTGTQSQTVIFISHQMGAAAMSDRILVMDQGRIVQMGNHAQLVARPGLYQQLWEQHKLEEVLL, encoded by the coding sequence ATGGCGCGCTCAAATAGCAACTCACGTTCGGACAGTCCTCTTAAGGGAAACGGTCATCTTAAAAAATTAGGTCAGTACTTGCGCCCCCATTGGCCAAAATCGGCCCTGGGTATTGTGGCGCTATTGCTGGTGAACTTAGTCGGGGTTCGCATTCCCCTGCTAATTCGCGATGGTATTGATGAGTTGCAGGTCGCCTTTAGTTTTGACCGTATCGCTTACTACGCCCTCGTTGTTTTAGTCCTGGCCTCTATCATGTGGGTCATCCGCATGGGGTCTCGTATTTTGCTGTTTGGGGTAGGGCGACAGGTCGAATTTGACCTGAAGCAGCGGATCTTTACGCATCTGCTGACCATGGAGCCCAGCTATTTTGCCACTAATACGGTGGGAGAGCTGATCAGCCGCGCCACAAGTGATGTGGATAATATTCGACGGCTGCTGGGGTTTGCGGTGCTGAGCCTGGCCAATACGTTATTTGCCTACGCCTTCACAATTCCGGTCATGCTGTCTTTGAGTGTGCGGCTCACAGTGGTGGCGCTGGCGGTGTATCCAGTAATGCTGATTTTGGTACGACTGTTTAGCGATCGCCTCCGCAATCAACAACTCCGAGTGCAAGAATCCACATCGCGCCTCAGCGACCTCATTCAAGAGGATATGAGTGGCATTGCCTTGATTAAAATCTACGCCCAAGAAGCCAATGAACGGCAGGCGTTTGCAGCCCTCAATGACGACTTGCTGGATGCAAATTTAACCTTGGCGCGCACCCGGAACACGCTATTTCCACTGTTAGGTGGTTTGGCCAGCATGAGTTTGTTGGCAATTTTAGCCACGGGGGCGGGGGCCATTGCCGATGGTTTCCTCACCGTGGGTGATTTTGTGGCAATGGTGCTGTATGTGGAGCGCCTGGTGTTCCCGACGGCGCTGCTAGGCTTTACCATCACGGCCTATCAGCGAGGCGAAGTGAGTATCGATCGCGTAGAAGCGATTTTGACCAGTCAGCCCATCATCAAAGACATGCCAGCGGTTCATCCCTTACCCAAGGAGAAGGTGCAGGGTCGTCTAGACGCCAGAAACTTGACCTACGCCTACCCTGATAGCAAAACTGCGGCCCTAGAGGGTGTCAACTTTACGATCAAGCCTGGAGAAACGGTGGCCATCGTTGGCCCCATTGGCTCTGGCAAATCAACCCTCGCTAATGCCTTACCGCGATTGTTAGACATTGCACCGGGGCAACTTTTTCTGGACGGCCATGACATTACCCAGCTAGCCCTGGCAGACCTGCGGCAGGCGATCGCCTACGTTCCTCAGGAGAGTTTCTTGTTCAGTACCACCATCCAGAACAACATCCGCTACGGTGATCCTTTAGCGGAACTCATAGACGTCCAATACGCCGCTAAACAAGCCCAAATTGCAGCTGAGATTCAGAATTTTCCTAAGCAGTACTCCACCATTGTGGGGGAACGGGGCATTACCCTCTCGGGCGGGCAGCGTCAGCGATCGGCCCTGGCCCGAGCGTTAATGATTGATGCCCCAGTCATTGTTTTGGATGATGCCCTCTCCAGCGTGGACAACCAAACGGCGACTCATATTCTGCAAAACCTGAAAACCGGCACCCAAAGTCAAACAGTTATCTTCATCTCGCACCAAATGGGGGCCGCCGCCATGTCTGACCGAATTCTCGTGATGGATCAGGGGCGCATTGTGCAGATGGGTAACCACGCGCAATTGGTGGCACGACCGGGTCTTTATCAGCAGCTTTGGGAGCAGCACAAGCTAGAAGAGGTGTTGCTGTAG
- a CDS encoding YdcF family protein yields the protein MVLTLLTRILVWAAVGLIIWYVLLRFIPRAFLTWFGGAIILTLIVLAFIDPNDETIGTIWKIISLPLTPLGATVGLLTFALVDGFKKVKGRQVAVALAILVVASVPLFARTLVNQAEQAVRVAYETQQGICADVCPADIPTDIPLSRVSLMVVLGENMDVVTPADDFPSRVDRGVEIDPVLVSRLNSSATLYQRLRQNGSNPSVLVTAGPVFGDDEEEAQKEQRLRQVLTAGGVPPEVIVIDDTGMDVRATVREVEDFLEERNLLTDDDVPQRNANRIALVAPAIAMRRTALTFENEGLQVVAWPTNLYGSSETTGDDDTLALLSDLVPSVEALRLTTRYWNEVLTSFYYFLRGWLPGFDVRWNEIVELVPE from the coding sequence ATGGTTTTAACTCTGCTTACTCGGATTCTCGTTTGGGCAGCTGTAGGGCTGATTATCTGGTATGTGCTGCTCAGGTTTATTCCCCGAGCTTTCCTCACGTGGTTTGGCGGGGCCATCATCTTAACGCTGATTGTTTTAGCGTTTATTGACCCCAACGACGAAACCATCGGAACCATCTGGAAAATTATCTCGCTGCCGTTAACCCCTTTGGGGGCGACCGTGGGGCTGCTCACCTTTGCCCTCGTTGACGGCTTTAAAAAGGTGAAGGGGCGACAGGTGGCGGTTGCCCTGGCTATTTTGGTCGTGGCGAGTGTGCCTTTATTTGCCCGCACCCTGGTGAACCAAGCCGAGCAAGCTGTGCGCGTCGCTTACGAGACACAGCAGGGCATCTGTGCCGATGTCTGCCCAGCTGATATTCCGACAGATATTCCCCTCAGCCGCGTGTCTTTAATGGTGGTGCTGGGGGAAAATATGGACGTGGTCACCCCCGCCGATGATTTCCCCAGTCGGGTAGATCGCGGTGTTGAAATTGACCCTGTTCTGGTTTCCCGTCTCAACAGCTCGGCGACTTTGTATCAGCGCCTCCGGCAGAATGGGAGTAATCCCTCGGTATTGGTGACGGCAGGCCCCGTATTTGGCGATGATGAAGAGGAAGCCCAGAAGGAGCAAAGGCTACGCCAAGTGCTCACGGCGGGCGGGGTGCCACCAGAAGTCATTGTCATTGACGATACGGGTATGGACGTGCGGGCAACCGTGCGAGAAGTGGAAGATTTTCTCGAAGAGCGCAACCTGCTCACTGACGATGATGTCCCTCAACGCAATGCTAACCGTATTGCCCTGGTTGCCCCTGCGATCGCCATGCGCCGAACCGCCCTCACTTTTGAAAACGAAGGGCTGCAGGTGGTTGCCTGGCCGACTAACCTCTATGGCAGTAGTGAAACCACTGGTGATGACGACACCCTGGCCCTGCTATCTGATTTAGTGCCGAGTGTCGAGGCCCTACGGCTCACCACCCGTTACTGGAATGAGGTGTTGACCTCGTTCTACTACTTCTTGCGCGGTTGGCTACCCGGGTTTGACGTGCGCTGGAATGAGATTGTGGAGCTGGTGCCGGAATAG
- a CDS encoding YdcF family protein, with protein MTMIDAVLIPGGGVSASGQVSPWGQARLDRAIALTPRPAYFIPLSAGTTHKPPPLDAIGFPVLESIAAARYLVSHRVEPACILPETNSLDTIGNAYFARVQHTDPLGLRRLHVITSAFHLPRTEAIFTWIFQLSQPQPAYHLSFEAVPDIGLTETVLTARYQKEEAGLAQVMTLRSQLTALPDLHRWLYREHAAYAIAKNPIRITDTALETY; from the coding sequence GTGACTATGATTGACGCGGTTCTGATTCCGGGTGGGGGGGTGAGCGCATCGGGTCAAGTTTCCCCTTGGGGGCAGGCCAGGCTTGATCGGGCGATCGCCCTCACGCCCCGCCCCGCCTACTTCATTCCCTTAAGTGCGGGGACAACCCACAAACCCCCTCCGCTGGATGCGATAGGCTTTCCGGTTTTAGAGTCGATTGCGGCGGCCCGTTACCTGGTGAGTCATAGGGTTGAGCCTGCCTGCATTTTGCCAGAAACCAACTCCCTAGATACAATTGGCAACGCTTACTTTGCGAGAGTGCAACACACGGATCCGCTGGGGCTGCGACGTCTCCATGTGATCACCTCAGCCTTTCACCTACCGCGAACTGAAGCGATTTTCACCTGGATTTTTCAGCTGTCTCAGCCTCAGCCGGCTTATCATCTCTCCTTTGAAGCCGTGCCCGATATAGGGCTGACTGAGACCGTTTTAACCGCCAGGTATCAGAAAGAGGAGGCAGGTTTAGCACAGGTGATGACGCTGCGATCGCAGCTCACCGCTTTGCCGGATCTGCATCGCTGGCTGTATCGCGAACATGCTGCCTACGCGATCGCTAAAAATCCCATACGAATCACCGATACAGCCTTGGAAACTTATTAA
- a CDS encoding DUF4335 domain-containing protein, whose protein sequence is MTLTTQLTPFRYETPTVTLEVTAREAAVSQWSAMPVVQVLRFQLQVRNLDPEVPPVEIRGDRTDFIPLNDAVQHYIQTQLTRNAPEARDRRPDAPYLEAQGLTCHVLHLGSLSAPEQVSTLTLGAIQLADLGDVFDQLEAQVQLLPVALTPLARRRPWRQWGTVAAGVVAAVGLTTALWPTYQSYRGGNETALEAPIADQELPPPPASSRLEQAPVAEESLPAEDAPAATAPETAPPPDEALSASPPQATVDATPKTQSSNPSPPPANDEAAVPPKPSAAPPTPAEVAPAVPPTPSQLPAAPAPEPEALAGADDNVETESFGGVEAEVEGDEGMSPESMPEGMTAADDVPENDAPNASIFSDIGRTATSTAAAAAAPPPLATLTAAIAERWQPPEALEQTLSYTLTLTAAGALAEITPDTDLAASYRDRAGLPEIGTQISAPGEFQQIQVLLFPNGEVQVTPID, encoded by the coding sequence ATGACCTTAACGACCCAGCTCACCCCATTCCGTTATGAGACGCCCACCGTCACCTTAGAGGTAACGGCACGGGAAGCTGCGGTTTCACAATGGTCAGCCATGCCCGTGGTGCAGGTTCTGCGCTTTCAGCTTCAGGTGCGCAATTTAGATCCAGAAGTGCCCCCCGTTGAAATCCGAGGGGATCGCACCGATTTCATTCCCCTGAACGATGCTGTCCAGCACTACATTCAAACTCAGCTAACCAGAAACGCCCCTGAAGCGCGCGATCGCCGCCCTGATGCCCCCTATTTAGAGGCTCAAGGGTTGACCTGCCATGTGCTGCACCTGGGGAGCCTCAGCGCCCCTGAGCAGGTGTCTACTCTCACATTGGGGGCGATACAGCTTGCCGATTTAGGCGACGTGTTTGACCAGCTCGAAGCTCAGGTGCAGCTGTTACCCGTTGCGCTCACTCCCTTGGCCCGCCGTCGCCCCTGGCGACAATGGGGCACCGTTGCGGCGGGGGTCGTCGCGGCCGTTGGGCTGACCACGGCCCTATGGCCGACGTACCAATCCTATCGGGGAGGGAATGAGACCGCCCTAGAAGCCCCGATCGCTGATCAGGAACTCCCACCCCCCCCTGCCTCTAGCCGGTTGGAGCAAGCCCCCGTGGCTGAAGAGTCCTTGCCAGCTGAAGACGCCCCTGCAGCAACCGCGCCTGAAACTGCCCCGCCACCGGATGAAGCTTTGTCGGCCTCGCCGCCTCAAGCCACCGTTGACGCCACCCCGAAAACTCAGTCATCTAACCCCTCACCGCCCCCTGCCAACGACGAGGCAGCGGTTCCTCCTAAGCCCTCGGCAGCGCCCCCCACTCCTGCAGAGGTTGCCCCGGCAGTGCCCCCTACCCCTTCACAGCTTCCTGCCGCCCCGGCCCCAGAGCCAGAAGCTTTGGCAGGGGCTGATGACAATGTGGAAACAGAGTCCTTCGGGGGAGTGGAAGCGGAAGTAGAGGGGGACGAAGGGATGAGTCCTGAGAGTATGCCTGAGGGAATGACGGCAGCAGACGACGTGCCAGAAAATGACGCGCCCAATGCATCGATATTTTCTGATATTGGCCGCACAGCCACCTCTACGGCGGCGGCGGCGGCCGCTCCTCCCCCGTTGGCGACCCTCACTGCCGCGATCGCTGAACGATGGCAGCCTCCAGAGGCGTTAGAACAGACGTTGAGCTATACGCTGACATTAACAGCGGCTGGGGCGCTCGCGGAAATCACTCCTGACACTGATTTGGCAGCCAGCTATCGCGATCGCGCAGGGTTGCCGGAGATCGGCACCCAAATTAGTGCACCTGGGGAATTTCAGCAGATTCAGGTTCTGCTGTTCCCCAATGGGGAGGTGCAGGTGACCCCGATTGATTGA
- a CDS encoding DUF3038 domain-containing protein, whose product MESQPLSKPSAADLAPSPQPEQLDSIKAQLDLILLALESLVGLGSEAMLEAAKQLGLQDLMSDRVTLWRLRQASPLRKGQGRKKLDVDEARGLVLVSIHLAQQYQSNIRKAVTLLETATAQNKPPHRIGLLGDYLDTFSNFYAERMTADDIPTTEHLRDLALKLLVDLLFYSQSGGTRRLWLALLERAR is encoded by the coding sequence GTGGAGTCTCAACCGTTATCAAAACCGTCTGCTGCCGACTTGGCCCCGTCTCCCCAGCCGGAGCAACTGGACAGTATTAAGGCTCAGCTAGATCTGATACTGCTGGCCCTGGAGTCCTTAGTTGGCCTCGGCTCTGAAGCTATGTTGGAGGCGGCTAAACAGCTAGGTCTACAGGATCTTATGAGCGATCGCGTCACCCTGTGGCGGTTGCGGCAGGCTAGCCCACTACGCAAAGGCCAGGGGCGTAAAAAGCTCGATGTCGATGAAGCTCGCGGGCTGGTGCTGGTGAGTATTCACCTGGCCCAGCAGTACCAATCCAATATTCGAAAAGCCGTCACCTTACTCGAAACCGCCACCGCGCAAAACAAGCCGCCCCACCGCATTGGTCTGTTAGGCGACTACCTGGATACCTTTAGCAACTTCTATGCAGAGCGCATGACCGCTGACGACATTCCCACGACCGAGCATCTGCGAGACTTAGCCCTCAAGCTGCTGGTCGATCTGCTGTTTTACAGCCAGTCGGGTGGTACCCGGCGGCTGTGGCTGGCCCTGCTGGAGCGAGCCCGTTAA
- a CDS encoding ATP-binding protein, with amino-acid sequence MSRGRSLKQAIQRSVNPFDPTTFKPGNFWQESPDSTLEVEAIHQSVLQAVDTVLEQVRADSKTRTLLLTGDSGSGKSHLLGRIKRQLNDRAFFTYIGPWADSQFIWRHILRNTVDSLLQTPEDADESQLLLWLRSLPALQHHSLVKWVRGKRAAFIKELQTHFPIGLYKGKEFCGVLYDLLNPDLCPIATDWLRGDDLEEGDLKAIKVKQSIDSEDAAQKLLANFGRIANATLPIVLCFDNLDNIPLLPDNRPDLQALFHVNSTLHNEKLNNFLLLISLITSTWKQHKDAIQPADVARIDQTLSLRPITLNQAEALWKLRLAPVHAQVSPPPETAIAPLTRSWLEYKFPGRRTLPRNTLMLGQQLIEQYQRDGALPLPSAQTVPPSPPPPPPAQNQEANFALLWHREFQKVQSRITRITQKSSPELIRILWEVLSALAVADLEAPFLTGTKYSAYSLRYRQSARVGMVWSEDRHMTSFYYLMRACERAIEQGRCDRLYLIRAADISQPQTQGHQIYRQIFAYANYLHIEPDLASVHYLETYHGLVNAAAGGELVVGRTTPTVQELQSLVRKTGVLNYCPLLQELEVVPELDEALQEDDASEEPSAKRYRTQSPHEAAKQYALNLVSTQQFMGLQMLLETLQAQFPDLSNGTAQQVIHALIDGEHLRVLDATVSLEEQIVCLMPTENVSADKM; translated from the coding sequence ATGAGCCGGGGGCGATCGCTGAAGCAAGCCATCCAACGCAGTGTTAATCCGTTTGATCCCACGACGTTTAAACCGGGAAATTTCTGGCAGGAGAGTCCAGATTCAACCCTGGAAGTCGAAGCCATCCACCAATCTGTGCTGCAAGCAGTAGATACCGTTTTAGAACAGGTCAGGGCCGATAGCAAAACTCGAACCCTGCTGCTCACTGGGGATTCTGGTTCTGGCAAAAGCCACTTGTTAGGGCGAATTAAACGACAGCTCAACGATCGCGCCTTTTTTACTTACATTGGCCCCTGGGCAGATAGTCAATTTATCTGGCGACATATTCTCCGCAACACCGTCGATAGTCTGTTGCAAACCCCTGAAGATGCTGACGAATCCCAACTGCTGCTGTGGTTGCGATCGCTGCCGGCGCTTCAGCATCACAGTCTCGTGAAGTGGGTACGCGGTAAACGAGCCGCCTTTATCAAAGAGCTGCAGACTCATTTTCCGATCGGGCTTTATAAGGGCAAGGAATTCTGCGGGGTGCTCTATGACTTGCTGAACCCTGACCTTTGCCCCATCGCGACGGATTGGCTGCGGGGTGACGATCTGGAAGAGGGCGACCTCAAAGCCATTAAGGTCAAGCAGTCCATCGACTCTGAAGATGCTGCGCAAAAGCTGCTGGCCAACTTTGGCCGCATTGCTAACGCGACCCTGCCCATCGTTCTGTGCTTCGACAACTTAGACAACATTCCCCTGCTGCCCGATAATCGCCCCGACCTGCAGGCGCTGTTTCACGTTAATTCCACCCTGCATAACGAAAAGCTGAACAACTTTTTGCTCCTGATCAGCTTAATTACCAGTACGTGGAAGCAGCATAAAGACGCGATTCAGCCCGCCGATGTAGCTCGTATTGACCAAACGCTTTCTCTGCGACCGATTACCCTCAACCAGGCAGAAGCTCTGTGGAAGCTACGCTTAGCCCCGGTACATGCCCAGGTTAGCCCGCCGCCGGAAACCGCGATCGCCCCCCTCACCCGTAGCTGGCTGGAGTACAAATTCCCAGGACGACGGACCCTGCCTCGCAACACGCTCATGCTGGGGCAGCAGCTCATTGAGCAGTACCAGCGTGACGGCGCATTGCCCTTACCCAGTGCCCAAACGGTGCCCCCATCGCCCCCGCCGCCCCCGCCTGCCCAAAATCAAGAAGCGAATTTTGCGCTGCTCTGGCACCGAGAATTCCAAAAAGTTCAGAGCCGAATCACTCGCATTACCCAAAAGTCCTCCCCAGAGCTGATCCGGATCCTTTGGGAGGTATTGAGTGCGCTTGCAGTGGCGGATCTAGAAGCCCCTTTCTTGACGGGCACCAAATATTCTGCCTATTCTCTGCGCTATCGGCAGTCAGCAAGGGTGGGTATGGTTTGGAGCGAAGATCGCCACATGACCAGCTTTTATTACCTGATGCGGGCTTGTGAGCGGGCCATTGAGCAGGGCCGCTGCGATCGCCTGTACCTGATCCGGGCTGCCGACATCAGTCAGCCCCAAACCCAGGGACACCAGATCTATCGTCAAATCTTTGCCTACGCTAACTACCTGCACATTGAGCCAGACCTGGCCTCGGTTCATTACCTAGAGACCTATCATGGTCTCGTGAATGCGGCAGCGGGGGGCGAGCTTGTGGTTGGGCGCACTACCCCCACGGTGCAAGAATTACAGTCTTTGGTTCGCAAGACGGGCGTGCTGAATTATTGCCCTCTGCTGCAAGAACTGGAAGTGGTTCCAGAACTGGATGAAGCCCTGCAGGAGGATGACGCTAGCGAAGAACCCTCTGCGAAGCGATATCGCACCCAATCCCCCCATGAGGCAGCCAAGCAGTATGCGCTCAATTTAGTCTCAACACAGCAGTTTATGGGCCTACAAATGCTGCTAGAAACCCTGCAAGCACAGTTTCCAGACCTGTCGAATGGCACGGCTCAGCAGGTGATCCACGCGCTCATCGACGGTGAACACCTGAGGGTGCTGGATGCCACCGTGAGTCTAGAAGAACAAATAGTTTGCCTGATGCCCACGGAAAATGTGAGTGCAGATAAGATGTGA
- a CDS encoding diguanylate cyclase translates to MLDPFSAIPFDDLRDFNPQAIAALFPKMSPAVLRLLLTVLADTGRGLQIVKPSGYRQDLQQQLYQLTDAVPSMIAHLDAEERHRYANLPYLKTFGRSLNTLKGESLQLVVGPIVYQQLQDAIKQACTGETAELCLSLISHAQQRYYKHVTVIPERSGSSVSGFYLLLSDITAHKHIKDLLHNQTDHFRYALEGAAVGIWDWNLVTDEIIWSQQQEQLFGLRPGSFDGNPETLFSLVDARDRESLNQALQTALHSPKIFSAEFRVSLSDGSVRWLSHRGQVFPGNEGEPVRLAGVAFDITMQKAAAEKLLQQVRRERLIAQISQEISRSKSLQPILQQVVSKVRTFLGVDRLIIIDLRDKQAGEVTYEDHSEAVRSMLAWKLRHTWIVKEAFLDRYRQGHPVAVNDVRDQRLSDAEFSFLEYFQICADLTVPLLENNELWGLLSVHHSTTKDWQPEDRRLLETLGTQVSTATQRDKLHRELTQANQKLKRFAYLDGLTKVANRRRFEQFLQDEWRRLMREKAPLAIIMADIDQFKAYNDVYGHQAGDECLRRVAGTLSSTIRRPADMVARYGGEEFVVVLPKTTLEGAAKVAEKMRTLVRSQKIPHQGSTSDQIVTLSLGVAVMHPHPLRTPDDLIQAADQALYQAKKEGRDRVVTAQPHD, encoded by the coding sequence GTGCTGGACCCATTTTCTGCGATACCGTTTGATGATTTGAGGGATTTCAACCCTCAAGCGATCGCCGCGTTATTTCCAAAAATGTCCCCTGCTGTATTGCGCTTACTCCTGACAGTACTCGCCGATACGGGAAGGGGGCTGCAAATCGTTAAGCCATCAGGGTACCGGCAAGATCTGCAGCAGCAGCTATACCAGCTCACCGACGCAGTGCCTAGCATGATTGCCCATTTAGATGCTGAAGAGCGTCATCGCTACGCCAATCTCCCGTATCTCAAAACTTTTGGGAGATCGCTCAACACCCTCAAGGGCGAGAGTTTGCAATTGGTCGTTGGCCCCATTGTTTATCAGCAACTTCAGGATGCGATCAAACAGGCCTGCACTGGGGAGACTGCGGAGCTGTGTTTATCGCTCATCAGCCATGCGCAGCAACGATATTACAAACACGTTACCGTCATCCCTGAACGGTCTGGCTCTTCTGTCAGCGGGTTTTACCTGTTGCTCAGCGACATCACGGCCCACAAACACATCAAGGATTTACTCCACAATCAGACGGATCACTTTCGCTATGCCCTTGAGGGGGCAGCCGTAGGCATTTGGGATTGGAATTTAGTCACCGATGAAATCATCTGGTCTCAGCAGCAAGAACAGCTGTTTGGGCTGCGTCCAGGCAGTTTTGATGGCAACCCAGAAACCTTATTTTCTCTCGTAGATGCTCGCGATCGCGAGTCCCTCAACCAGGCGCTACAAACCGCCTTGCACTCCCCAAAAATCTTTTCTGCCGAATTTCGTGTCAGCCTCAGCGATGGCTCGGTACGATGGCTGAGTCACCGGGGTCAGGTCTTTCCGGGAAATGAAGGTGAACCGGTTCGCCTCGCGGGTGTCGCCTTCGACATCACAATGCAAAAGGCAGCCGCAGAGAAACTATTGCAGCAGGTCAGGCGCGAGCGCCTAATTGCCCAGATTTCTCAGGAAATTAGCCGATCCAAAAGTTTACAGCCCATTTTGCAGCAGGTGGTGAGTAAAGTTCGAACCTTTCTAGGGGTCGATCGCCTAATCATCATTGACTTGCGAGATAAGCAAGCCGGTGAAGTCACCTATGAAGACCACAGCGAAGCCGTGCGCTCCATGCTGGCCTGGAAGCTGAGACATACCTGGATTGTGAAGGAAGCGTTTTTAGACCGCTATCGCCAAGGGCACCCAGTAGCCGTCAATGATGTGCGCGATCAGCGGCTCAGTGACGCTGAATTTAGCTTTCTAGAGTATTTTCAGATTTGTGCTGATCTGACAGTGCCATTGCTCGAAAATAATGAATTGTGGGGCTTGTTATCGGTACACCACAGCACCACAAAAGACTGGCAACCCGAGGATCGTCGTCTGTTAGAAACCCTCGGCACTCAAGTCAGCACGGCCACTCAGCGTGATAAATTACATCGCGAGCTGACCCAGGCCAACCAAAAACTGAAGCGGTTTGCTTATTTAGACGGCTTGACCAAAGTGGCCAATCGTCGTCGATTTGAGCAGTTTCTTCAGGATGAATGGCGGCGACTGATGCGGGAAAAAGCGCCGCTGGCGATCATCATGGCCGATATTGATCAATTTAAGGCCTACAACGATGTCTATGGGCATCAGGCCGGAGATGAATGCCTGCGCCGGGTCGCAGGAACCTTGAGCAGTACCATTCGGCGCCCAGCCGATATGGTGGCTCGCTATGGCGGAGAAGAATTTGTGGTCGTGCTGCCGAAAACCACGTTAGAGGGGGCGGCGAAAGTGGCTGAAAAGATGCGAACCCTGGTCCGGAGTCAAAAAATTCCCCATCAAGGCTCGACGTCAGATCAAATTGTCACGCTGAGTTTGGGAGTGGCCGTCATGCATCCCCATCCCCTCAGAACCCCCGATGACCTGATCCAGGCTGCAGATCAAGCCCTTTATCAAGCCAAAAAAGAAGGTCGAGATCGCGTTGTCACCGCCCAGCCCCATGATTAG
- a CDS encoding GNAT family N-acetyltransferase yields the protein MDLPIYRQTKFSVPIQLDEMRPAESEGVRAMLNAVIAEGLTYPQAAPLTPEGFASYWLKGDAFVVRLGQETEPVTASKPLVSETSEIVGAFYIKPNFPGRCSHICNAGFIVTPDVRGQGIGRWMGETMLALARDRGYRAVMYNLVFETNLPSLKLWDSLGFQQIGRIPEAAHLPDGRYVDAIMLYRSLLN from the coding sequence GTGGATTTACCAATTTATCGTCAAACCAAGTTTTCTGTACCCATACAACTCGATGAAATGCGGCCTGCTGAGAGCGAAGGGGTGAGGGCCATGCTCAATGCGGTCATTGCTGAGGGGTTAACCTATCCCCAGGCTGCGCCTCTGACGCCTGAAGGATTTGCCAGCTATTGGCTAAAAGGAGACGCTTTTGTCGTGCGATTAGGTCAGGAAACGGAGCCAGTGACAGCTTCAAAGCCTCTGGTATCAGAGACATCAGAAATCGTGGGGGCTTTCTACATCAAACCTAATTTCCCAGGTCGATGCAGCCACATCTGCAATGCTGGGTTCATTGTAACGCCTGACGTTCGCGGTCAGGGCATTGGTCGCTGGATGGGAGAGACCATGCTGGCGCTGGCGCGCGATCGCGGCTACCGAGCCGTGATGTATAACCTGGTGTTTGAGACCAATCTTCCCTCCTTAAAACTCTGGGATTCTCTCGGGTTCCAACAAATCGGGCGCATCCCTGAGGCGGCGCATTTGCCAGATGGTCGCTATGTCGATGCCATCATGCTGTATAGGTCTCTGCTGAACTAA